In Notamacropus eugenii isolate mMacEug1 chromosome 1, mMacEug1.pri_v2, whole genome shotgun sequence, one genomic interval encodes:
- the LOC140526427 gene encoding BPI fold-containing family A member 1-like, with product MLQIWGLILVYGLITQSLAQLEAIPVDPVGVLGPVQSLTPPDLLSGLSDGLTKGLHNSNMLGILRNLPIMDILQTGRGSSGGLLGGLLPKVSSLVPGLQNILSISVTNPVLLELGLEQSPDGHRLFVTIPLGMVLELKTLLIDDLLKVDVKLNITVELIAVRGKDGKIHLVIGDCKHDPGSLKISLLERVAPILVQQLVDRVTGTLIKNLPQLLQKEVCPLVNEVLSGLDVTLVHDVADLLIRGLSLNVKV from the exons ATGCTTCAGATTTGGGGCCTCATCCTCGTCTATGGCCTGATCACACAGAGCTTGGCCCAACTTGAAGCCATCCCTGTGGATCCTGTTGGTGTCCTTGGCCCTGTTCAGTCCCTTACCCCACCAGATCTCCTCTCAGGCTTATCAGATG GTCTCACAAAGGGACTTCACAACTCAAACATGCTTGGTATTCTCCGCAATCTCCCCATCATGGATATTCTACAAACTGGGAGAGGTTCATCAGGAGGTCTCCTTGGAGGCTTACTACCCAAAGTATCCTCACTGGTTCCTGGGCTGCAGAATATACTTTC GATCAGTGTCACCAATCCTGTCCTCTTGGAACTTGGGCTAGAACAGTCTCCTGATGGACATCGACTTTTTGTAACAATCCCTCTTGGAATGGTCTTGGAACTGAAAAC gTTACTGATTGATGACCTTCTTAAGGTGGATGTTAAGCTGAATATCACAGTGGAGCTCATCGCAGTGAGGGGTAAAGATGGAAAAATCCACTTGGTGATTGGTGATTGTAAGCATGACCCTGGTAGCTTAAAGATCAGTCTCCTGGAAAG GGTTGCACCAATCCTAGTGCAACAACTTGTAGACAGAGTGACAGGAACTCTGATTAAAAATCTTCCACAACTGCTACAGAAAGAG GTCTGTCCTCTGGTTAATGAGGTCCTCAGTGGTCTGGATGTTACCTTGGTACATGATGTGGCTG ATTTATTAATCCGTGGGCTTTCACTGAATGTTAAAGTATAA